The Echinicola rosea genome has a segment encoding these proteins:
- a CDS encoding bile acid:sodium symporter family protein: MQRIRKFLLFSLPVIFIIFSIALTMGFTDVWKISAVACSGAFSVGLGASKRFGGYQYTAWIVTAVVAGMVYPNAFLQWGEIDLRNKWLILIVVQAVMFGMGIQMSLRDFSNLASTGKGVLVGLLSQFSIMPLVGFLLTKLFDFDPEIAAGIILMGACSSGLASNVMVYLARANLVLSVTVTAMATMLAPLMTPFWMKTLAGTLIDIKFLDMMFNIIKIVLVPIGAALLHDYLKMAGKGMKNRIYVLATLFLVYLLALPLGLWQVFVDMFPAETLQSVEILSFFVGAVVFGAGYHLCTRQFKNLDKLMPYISMFGIVYFTTVTTAAGRDNLLQVGGLLFMASVIHNGLGYFFGYWFSRLLGLGIPSARAMALEVGLQNGGMASGLAGSMGKLGTVGLAPAVFSPWMNITGSILANYWRKKSMKENAGIGKFKGNDTP; encoded by the coding sequence ATGCAGCGGATTCGGAAGTTTCTATTATTCAGTTTACCTGTCATCTTCATCATTTTTAGCATTGCCTTGACGATGGGATTCACCGATGTCTGGAAAATCAGTGCAGTAGCCTGCAGTGGGGCATTTTCGGTGGGGCTTGGTGCTTCCAAGCGGTTTGGTGGGTACCAATATACCGCATGGATCGTGACCGCCGTAGTAGCAGGGATGGTTTATCCGAATGCCTTTTTGCAGTGGGGTGAGATCGATTTACGAAACAAATGGTTGATCTTGATTGTCGTGCAGGCAGTGATGTTTGGGATGGGAATACAGATGAGCTTGCGAGATTTTTCTAATTTGGCCAGCACAGGAAAAGGTGTTTTGGTGGGGTTGCTTAGCCAGTTCAGCATCATGCCACTAGTGGGCTTTTTGCTGACCAAGTTGTTTGATTTTGATCCGGAGATTGCCGCAGGCATTATCCTGATGGGAGCCTGCAGCAGTGGCTTGGCGTCAAATGTGATGGTGTATTTGGCTCGTGCAAATTTAGTGCTTTCGGTGACGGTGACCGCGATGGCGACCATGCTGGCGCCGCTGATGACGCCTTTTTGGATGAAGACGCTGGCGGGGACATTGATCGATATTAAGTTTCTGGATATGATGTTCAATATCATCAAAATTGTACTCGTGCCCATAGGAGCTGCCTTACTGCATGATTACTTGAAGATGGCAGGAAAAGGAATGAAAAACCGTATTTATGTGCTAGCAACGCTTTTTCTTGTTTACCTGCTGGCATTACCTCTGGGGCTTTGGCAAGTCTTTGTGGACATGTTTCCAGCAGAAACCTTACAGTCCGTGGAAATTTTGAGCTTTTTTGTGGGAGCAGTAGTGTTTGGTGCAGGCTATCATTTATGCACACGCCAATTTAAAAACTTGGATAAACTGATGCCTTATATTTCGATGTTTGGCATTGTGTATTTTACTACGGTAACCACTGCTGCCGGCAGGGACAATCTACTGCAAGTTGGAGGGCTGCTGTTTATGGCATCGGTGATACATAATGGATTGGGCTATTTCTTTGGCTACTGGTTCAGTAGGTTGCTTGGCTTGGGCATTCCTTCCGCCAGGGCCATGGCTTTGGAAGTAGGCCTCCAAAATGGAGGGATGGCTTCTGGCCTCGCCGGCTCAATGGGCAAGCTGGGGACAGTGGGCTTGGCTCCGGCGGTGTTCAGTCCATGGATGAATATCACGGGGTCTATTTTGGCCAATTATTGGCGAAAGAAGTCCATGAAAGAAAATGCTGGGATTGGAAAATTTAAGGGGAATGATACGCCTTGA
- a CDS encoding ribulose-bisphosphate carboxylase large subunit family protein, whose amino-acid sequence MERISATYYIETPFTVEAAAEVLAGEQSSGTFVAVPGETAELKQRFAARVESIEKLETVSQPAIPGAVSKNSTYQRAMITVSWSIENFGYNLPTMVSTLQGNLYEITQFTGLKLMDIEVPASFSKHFTGPAFGIKGCRELTGVEAGRPLIGTIIKPSIGMSPEETAGLVETLVEAGIDFIKDDELMGAAANSPFEDRVTAVMKVINSHADKTGKKVMYAFNISDEIDLMQRNYDTVLQHGGTCAMMSINSVGLAGVKKICDRRELAVHAHRNGWGMLNRHPLLGIDFRAYQKLWRLAGVDQLHVNGIQNKFWESDDSVVRSIEGCLAPMLGGYQVLPVVSSGQWGGQAPETYRRTKTTDLLYMAGGGIMAHPAGPAGGVKALQQAWKAAVEGRSVQEAAAMYEEFGLSVQKFGK is encoded by the coding sequence ATGGAAAGAATTTCAGCAACATACTATATCGAAACGCCCTTTACAGTGGAAGCGGCAGCGGAAGTATTGGCAGGAGAGCAGTCATCAGGGACTTTTGTGGCGGTGCCGGGTGAAACGGCTGAACTGAAGCAGCGTTTTGCTGCTCGTGTAGAGTCCATCGAGAAGTTGGAAACCGTCAGTCAGCCTGCCATTCCTGGGGCAGTATCGAAAAACAGCACGTACCAACGGGCGATGATCACCGTTTCCTGGTCCATCGAAAACTTCGGCTATAACCTGCCGACGATGGTATCGACATTGCAGGGAAATCTCTATGAAATTACCCAGTTTACGGGGCTGAAGTTGATGGACATAGAGGTTCCGGCATCTTTTTCGAAGCACTTCACTGGGCCGGCATTTGGGATAAAAGGCTGTAGGGAATTGACAGGAGTGGAAGCGGGGAGACCTTTGATCGGGACGATCATCAAGCCAAGTATCGGAATGAGTCCAGAAGAGACTGCCGGGTTGGTCGAGACTTTGGTGGAAGCTGGGATTGATTTTATCAAAGACGATGAACTGATGGGGGCAGCGGCCAATTCTCCATTTGAGGATCGGGTGACCGCCGTCATGAAGGTGATCAATAGCCATGCCGATAAAACGGGAAAAAAGGTAATGTATGCCTTTAATATATCGGATGAAATAGACCTGATGCAGCGCAATTACGACACTGTATTGCAGCATGGAGGCACTTGTGCCATGATGAGCATCAACAGCGTTGGCTTGGCGGGCGTGAAGAAAATTTGCGACCGTAGGGAGCTGGCCGTCCATGCCCACAGAAACGGTTGGGGAATGCTCAACAGGCATCCGCTGCTGGGCATAGATTTCCGGGCATACCAAAAGCTGTGGAGACTGGCAGGTGTGGATCAGCTCCATGTAAACGGCATTCAGAATAAATTTTGGGAATCGGATGATTCGGTAGTCCGGTCGATAGAAGGTTGTCTGGCACCGATGCTGGGAGGATATCAGGTGCTGCCGGTGGTTTCTTCCGGCCAGTGGGGAGGCCAGGCACCAGAGACGTACCGTCGGACGAAAACTACCGATTTGCTTTACATGGCAGGTGGCGGCATTATGGCACATCCTGCCGGCCCTGCCGGAGGAGTAAAAGCCTTGCAGCAGGCATGGAAGGCAGCGGTGGAAGGACGTTCGGTACAGGAGGCAGCAGCGATGTATGAGGAATTTGGATTGTCTGTACAGAAATTTGGGAAATAA
- a CDS encoding aspartate/glutamate racemase family protein has product MKTLGLIHTSATLVPIFQALCDEHLPGVKVFNIVDDSLIKDVISKGKLTPHTARRVVDYVGSAEAAGADQIMVTCSSIGAAVEAAAGLTQVPVLRVDQPMADLAVQTGVKIGVVATLPTTLEPTSDLVRRRADVLGKDIVLTSKLCEGAFEALMGGSPDKHDEMVANALKELASEVDVILLAQASMARVVEKLDEADKKIPIVASPPESVRYLARSMK; this is encoded by the coding sequence ATGAAAACATTAGGACTTATTCACACTTCAGCCACATTGGTACCGATTTTTCAGGCACTTTGTGATGAACATTTGCCGGGGGTAAAGGTATTCAATATTGTAGATGACAGCCTGATCAAAGATGTCATCAGCAAAGGAAAGCTCACGCCCCATACCGCAAGAAGAGTGGTCGATTACGTAGGTTCGGCCGAGGCGGCTGGGGCCGATCAAATCATGGTGACCTGTTCTTCTATCGGGGCAGCCGTGGAGGCAGCGGCCGGCTTGACCCAAGTGCCCGTGCTTCGTGTGGATCAGCCCATGGCGGACTTAGCGGTCCAGACGGGGGTAAAAATCGGAGTGGTAGCCACCTTGCCCACGACATTGGAACCGACTTCCGATTTGGTGAGGAGAAGGGCTGATGTGCTGGGAAAAGATATCGTGTTGACTTCCAAACTGTGTGAGGGGGCTTTTGAAGCCTTGATGGGCGGTTCTCCTGACAAGCATGATGAAATGGTGGCCAATGCTCTGAAAGAACTGGCCTCTGAAGTGGATGTTATTCTCTTGGCGCAAGCCTCCATGGCCAGGGTCGTGGAAAAGCTCGATGAAGCAGACAAAAAGATTCCCATCGTGGCCAGTCCGCCTGAATCGGTGAGATACTTGGCGCGGAGCATGAAATAG
- a CDS encoding four-carbon acid sugar kinase family protein, whose amino-acid sequence MREGASPLLLAYYGDDFTGSSDALDFLSKAGVKTVLFIAPPSPGQLAKYKGIQAIGIAGMTRSMGPSAMGKELQEAFIALKKSGARQVHYKVCSTFDSSPEIGNIGKAVEVGLRVFQAPYASLLVAAPELGRYCAFGNLFARMGIGSKGEIHRLDRHPSMSKHPTTPANESDLRLHLSKQTDLNIGLVDLLEVESGGDVLDDALKRELKAGAKVVLYDAMYSRQLTEIGRMLDQAGKEKIHFSVGSSGIEMALGAFWKTNNTLQGQKTWEKPAKASPMLVLSGSCSPVTEGQIAYARMHGFDEIALDPRKLAAVPKLTQNYAESAVQMMKAGKSVIVHTACGAEDSRRKATREVLVKQGISPEDVNAKTADFFGTALGEIARKAAEQFPFKRLLIAGGDTSSKVARVLGIEAVEMLAPLVPGAPLCKAHAPNSPIDGKEVNFKGGQVGAEDYFVKVMEGRMNLE is encoded by the coding sequence ATGCGAGAAGGAGCATCTCCATTACTACTGGCCTATTATGGCGATGATTTTACCGGCTCATCCGATGCACTGGATTTTTTGAGCAAAGCGGGTGTGAAGACCGTGTTGTTCATAGCGCCTCCATCCCCGGGACAATTGGCAAAATATAAAGGAATTCAGGCCATTGGTATTGCCGGAATGACCCGCTCCATGGGGCCATCGGCAATGGGAAAAGAACTTCAAGAAGCATTCATAGCCTTAAAAAAATCAGGCGCTCGCCAGGTGCATTATAAAGTCTGTTCTACCTTTGATTCTTCGCCTGAAATTGGCAATATCGGCAAGGCGGTGGAAGTGGGGTTGCGCGTATTTCAAGCGCCTTACGCCTCTCTTTTGGTGGCGGCACCTGAACTAGGCCGCTATTGTGCTTTTGGTAACTTGTTTGCCCGGATGGGCATCGGGAGCAAAGGGGAAATCCATCGCCTAGACAGGCATCCTTCCATGAGCAAGCACCCGACCACGCCAGCGAATGAAAGCGACTTGCGCCTTCATTTGTCCAAGCAGACCGATTTGAATATCGGATTGGTGGATTTGCTGGAGGTGGAAAGCGGTGGGGATGTGCTGGATGATGCCTTAAAACGTGAGCTAAAGGCCGGTGCGAAGGTGGTGCTTTACGATGCGATGTATTCCCGCCAGCTGACCGAGATAGGACGAATGCTTGATCAAGCAGGTAAGGAAAAAATTCATTTTTCCGTAGGATCATCGGGTATAGAGATGGCTTTGGGGGCTTTCTGGAAGACTAACAATACGCTTCAGGGCCAGAAGACTTGGGAAAAACCTGCAAAGGCTTCGCCCATGCTGGTGCTATCAGGGAGCTGTTCCCCGGTCACTGAAGGACAGATAGCCTATGCAAGGATGCATGGATTTGATGAAATAGCCTTGGATCCAAGGAAGCTGGCAGCAGTCCCCAAGCTGACCCAAAACTACGCTGAAAGTGCTGTTCAGATGATGAAGGCCGGAAAAAGTGTCATCGTCCATACCGCTTGTGGAGCGGAAGACTCCAGGAGGAAGGCGACAAGGGAAGTACTGGTCAAACAAGGCATTTCTCCAGAAGATGTCAATGCCAAAACTGCAGATTTTTTTGGAACAGCATTAGGGGAAATTGCCCGTAAAGCAGCTGAGCAATTTCCCTTTAAAAGGCTCTTGATTGCAGGAGGAGACACTTCCAGCAAAGTGGCCAGAGTCCTTGGAATAGAGGCTGTCGAAATGCTCGCCCCTTTGGTGCCAGGAGCACCATTGTGCAAAGCCCATGCTCCCAACTCTCCCATTGACGGAAAAGAGGTCAATTTCAAAGGAGGCCAAGTAGGTGCGGAAGATTACTTTGTGAAGGTGATGGAGGGGAGGATGAATTTGGAATGA
- a CDS encoding Gfo/Idh/MocA family protein — MKIQLIGAGGIVKDAHLPAYKIAGYEVEGIFDLNKEKATALANAFGIPTVFSSLEELVTKAGQDTIFDVAVPGSAVLQVLEKLPKGSVVLIQKPMGEDLKVAKAILDLCRKKQLKAGVNFQMRYTPFIQRAREIIHSGLIGELCDIEIKINVYTPWHLWDFLFSADRVEILYHSIHYVDLIRSFYGNPEKVYAKTIKHPKMAQLASVKTNIIMDYGDLKGANILTNHAHEFGLKHQQSYVKLEGTKGAIMIEMGLLKNYPKGAADKFEYVVLEEGKAPEWQEVPIEGTWFPHAFIGAMAEMKKTLENPAYIPDNSVEDCIHTMACVEAAHQSSEQGGVELSTD; from the coding sequence ACAAAATCGCCGGATATGAAGTAGAAGGGATCTTTGATCTTAATAAAGAGAAGGCCACCGCGCTGGCCAATGCGTTTGGAATACCGACTGTGTTTTCTTCGCTGGAGGAATTGGTGACCAAGGCTGGCCAAGACACGATTTTTGATGTGGCCGTACCGGGGAGCGCTGTGCTTCAGGTATTGGAAAAGCTTCCAAAAGGATCGGTGGTCTTGATTCAGAAACCTATGGGAGAAGACCTTAAGGTCGCCAAAGCCATTCTGGACCTATGCAGGAAGAAGCAGCTAAAGGCCGGTGTCAATTTTCAGATGCGCTATACACCTTTTATTCAGAGAGCACGGGAGATCATCCACTCTGGCTTAATAGGGGAGTTGTGCGATATCGAAATCAAAATCAATGTCTATACTCCCTGGCATTTGTGGGATTTTCTTTTTTCGGCAGATCGAGTGGAAATTTTGTATCACAGTATCCATTATGTGGATTTGATCCGGTCCTTTTATGGCAATCCTGAAAAAGTATATGCCAAGACCATCAAGCATCCCAAAATGGCACAATTGGCATCGGTCAAGACCAATATCATCATGGATTATGGAGACTTGAAAGGAGCCAATATCCTGACCAATCATGCCCATGAGTTTGGCCTGAAGCATCAACAGTCGTATGTGAAATTGGAAGGGACCAAGGGAGCCATCATGATCGAAATGGGTCTTTTGAAGAATTATCCAAAAGGTGCTGCGGACAAATTTGAATATGTGGTGCTGGAAGAAGGAAAAGCTCCAGAGTGGCAGGAAGTACCGATCGAGGGAACCTGGTTCCCACATGCTTTCATAGGGGCCATGGCAGAGATGAAAAAGACGTTGGAAAATCCGGCATATATTCCTGACAACAGCGTGGAAGATTGCATCCATACCATGGCCTGCGTGGAGGCCGCACACCAATCCAGCGAGCAGGGAGGGGTGGAACTGTCCACGGATTGA